From the Gadus chalcogrammus isolate NIFS_2021 chromosome 15, NIFS_Gcha_1.0, whole genome shotgun sequence genome, one window contains:
- the LOC130404594 gene encoding uncharacterized protein LOC130404594, translating into MASLVGTLLRKVNVKESKKTSFKLITWLQKKRLLQRKVKCKNCRHKMKMVYYTQSTDLHIWECRRKRCGRLRRSVRTKSLFSNSHCSLFTWMKYIHRFAQGLQLRQVDMLQDGITKSTATLSMMSKKLRRICLKSLKRHRKEKGQKIGGVNAIVHIDESKFCHKRKYGRGRFGNSWRRKRTWVFGMLQIKRSDRRPILRLVQRRNKETLVPIIKKHVKHHSLVVSDEWRAYAGLATEGYRHVRVNHSQHYVDPQTGLHTQNLERAWQTYKKEIWRMRGNRSEKALKEQLCFIEWTYWLARKNSEGVLGRLVKDIRRSYQK; encoded by the exons ATGGCTTCGCTTGTGGGAACACTTTTGAGAAAAGTGAATGTCAAGGagtcaaaaaaaacatcattcaaGTTGATAACATGGTTGCAAAAGAAAAGGTTGCTGCAAAGAAAAGTGAAATGCAAAAACTGCAGACACAAAATGAAGATGGTCTACTACACACAGTCCACAGATCTCCACATCTG GGAGTGCCGTCGTAAAAGATGTGGACGTTTGAGGAGAAGTGTAAGGACCAAGTCTCTTTTCTCAAACTCACACTGTAGTCTCTTCACATGGATGAAGTACATTCACAG aTTTGCACAGGGTTTGCAGCTACGGCAGGTAGACATGCTTCAGGATGGCATCACTAAAAGCACTGCTACACTCTCAATGATGTCTAAAAAACTGCGAAGAATTTGCCTAAAAAGCCTTAAAAGGCACAGGAAAGAAAAAGGCCAGAAAATCGGTGGAGTCAACGCTATCGTCCACATTGACGAGAGCAAGTTCTGCCATAAGCGCAAG TACGGAAGAGGGCGCTTCGGGAACAGCTGGAGGAGAAAAAGGACATGGGTCTTTGGAATGCTCCAAATCAAACGGTCTGACAGGCGTCCTATTCTTCGCCTCGTGCAGAGACGAAATAAGGAGACCCTTGTTCCTATCATCAAAAAGCATGTGAAGCATCACAGTCTCGTCGTAAGTGATGAGTGGAGAGCGTATGCCGGTCTCGCCACAGAGGGCTACAGGCATGTCAGGGTGAACCACAGCCAACATTATGTTGACCCTCAGACAGGACTCCATACTCAGAACCTCGAGAGAGCGTGGCAGACCTATAAAAAGGAAATTTGGAGAATGCGGGGGAATCGGTCGGAGAAGGCCTTGAAAGAGCAGCTCTGCTTTATTGAGTGGACCTACTGGTTAGCGAGGAAAAATTCAGAAGGTGTCCTTGGCAGGCTTGTCAAGGACATAAGGCGCTCCTATCAGAAATAG